In Streptomyces sp. NBC_00483, a single window of DNA contains:
- a CDS encoding TetR/AcrR family transcriptional regulator, protein MGRPRDTSRGLAILDATLSLLTEVGYEQLSMEAVASRSGSAKTTIYRRYRDKAALVAAAVEHRAQATPPEPAADDLRENLLGLVSWLARQIAEQEVGLLGALFAGMRSDARLAEEMRRILRRDEAAMTDEPLQKAIRHGEQLTARAAGLFAEVAPAVIVHRIVIAGEPCDERFVAHLVDDILLPLLRGH, encoded by the coding sequence ATGGGGCGGCCACGTGACACCAGCCGTGGCCTGGCCATCCTGGATGCGACGCTGTCGCTGCTGACCGAGGTGGGTTACGAGCAGCTGTCCATGGAGGCGGTCGCGAGTCGCTCCGGGTCGGCGAAGACGACGATCTACCGCCGCTACCGCGACAAGGCCGCGCTGGTGGCCGCCGCGGTCGAGCACCGCGCACAGGCCACGCCACCCGAGCCTGCCGCGGACGATCTGCGGGAGAACCTGCTCGGGCTCGTCTCCTGGCTGGCCCGGCAGATCGCCGAGCAGGAGGTCGGCCTGCTCGGGGCTCTGTTCGCCGGGATGCGCAGCGATGCGCGGCTCGCGGAGGAGATGCGCCGCATCCTGCGCCGCGACGAGGCCGCGATGACCGATGAGCCGCTGCAAAAGGCGATCCGGCACGGAGAGCAACTGACTGCCCGGGCCGCCGGCCTCTTCGCCGAGGTCGCCCCGGCCGTCATAGTGCACCGCATCGTGATCGCGGGCGAACCGTGCGACGAACGGTTCGTCGCACACCTCGTCGACGACATCCTGCTGCCGCTCCTGCGCGGCCACTGA